From the Phyllopteryx taeniolatus isolate TA_2022b chromosome 16, UOR_Ptae_1.2, whole genome shotgun sequence genome, one window contains:
- the foxj1a gene encoding forkhead box protein J1-A produces the protein MATGGPMGVRQIVYKGAWPRLPRLRVQVLKCRCGLRVVFVHLRGSLVTHAHARTGKRVRAHFTRRRDASLQSRGEEGEEEEEIVTAMMSMDPGHLGGSEECEALEEVLVVAAAQAEAQAEAQAAAAAGGSWGGGATLDDSLTSLQWLQDFSILGGGAPPLAPGVPTAAAYSRLRPLPAIVARGHCPDEVDYKTDAGVKPPYSYAHLICMAMKHSKTSKMTLAGIYKWITDNFCYFRHAEPTWQNSIRHNLSLNKCFIKVPRQKDEPGKGGFWKIEPLYAERLLSGAYKKRRMPPVRINPALQSRLGLAVRSPTAASPAGALCVDPQSQRLLREFEEATEQSWDTRPAEGTMLGSWPVPRGGAKRKSGCRSGGGKTPRRSSSPLLSLDEQKESGPLKGDFDWDALLDSALSGELSLDAGDALGPDIKEEELIVAGGAPVGSPADALAESQKSFLGSAFLESPWPEEEAESERGDFMCGAGVNLEQLFDLAEAPADPLL, from the exons ATGGCAACGGGTGGGCCAATGGGCGTGCGGCAGATTGTTTACAAGGGGGCGTGGCCGCGGTTGCCACGGTTACGTGTTCAGGTATTAAAGTGTCGCTGCGGGCTGCGCGTCGTCTTCGTTCACTTGCGTGGCTCTTTggtcacgcacgcacacgcacgtacGGGCAAGCGGGTGCGCGCGCATTTCACACGGAGGAGAGACGCTTCACTGCAG TCACGAGGTGAGGAaggtgaagaagaggaggagatcGTCACGGCGATGATGAGCATGGATCCGGGCCACCTGGGGGGTTCCGAGGAGTGCGAGGCTCTGGAGGAGGTTCTGGTGGTGGCGGCTGCCCAGGCGGAGGCCCAGGCGGAGGcccaggcggcggcggcggcggggggaTCCTGGGGCGGCGGCGCCACTTTGGACGACAGCCTGACCAGCCTGCAGTGGCTGCAGGACTTCTCCATCCTGGGGGGCGGCGC GCCGCCGCTCGCGCCCGGCGTACCCACGGCGGCCGCCTACAGCCGCCTGCGGCCGCTGCCCGCCATCGTGGCGCGCGGGCACTGCCCCGACGAGGTGGACTACAAGACGGATGCGGGCGTCAAGCCGCCGTACTCGTACGCGCACCTCATCTGCATGGCCATGAAGCACAGCAAGACCAGCAAGATGACCCTGGCCGGCATCTACAAGTGGATCACAGACAACTTCTGCTACTTCAGACATGCAGAGCCCACCTGGCAG AACTCGATCCGCCACAACTTGTCCCTCAACAAGTGCTTCATCAAAGTTCCTCGTCAGAAGGATGAGCCGGGAAAGGGCGGGTTCTGGAAGATCGAGCCGCTGTACGCCGAGCGCCTCCTGAGCGGCGCCTACAAGAAGCGCCGCATGCCGCCCGTCAGGATCAACCCGGCGCTGCAGAGCCGGCTGGGGCTCGCCGTGCGGTCGCCCACCGCCGCCAGCCCCGCGGGCGCCCTGTGCGTGGACCCCCAGTCCCAGCGGCTCCTGCGGGAGTTCGAGGAGGCCACAGAGCAGAGCTGGGACACCCGCCCGGCCGAGGGCACCATGCTGGGGTCCTGGCCCGTCCCTCGGGGCGGCGCCAAGAGGAAGTCGGGCTGCAGGAGCGGCGGAGGCAAGACCCCCCGCCGCTCCAGCTCCCCCCTGCTCTCCTTGGACGAGCAGAAGGAGAGCGGCCCCCTCAAGGGCGACTTCGATTGGGACGCCCTGCTGGACTCGGCGCTCAGTGGCGAGCTCAGCCTGGATGCCGGCGACGCCCTAGGCCCTGACATCAAGGAAGAGGAGCTGATCGTGGCGGGCGGCGCCCCCGTGGGGTCCCCGGCTGACGCGCTGGCCGAGTCCCAAAAGTCCTTTCTGGGCTCCGCCTTCCTGGAAAGCCCCTGGCCGGAGGAAGAGGCGGAGTCGGAGCGTGGTGACTTCATGTGTGGCGCAGGCGTCAACCTGGAGCAACTGTTTGACCTTGCCGAGGCCCCGGCGGACCCGCTGCTCTGA
- the ubald2 gene encoding UBA-like domain-containing protein 2 encodes MDELRHQVMINQFVLTAGCAAEQAKQLLQAAHWQFETALSAFFLEANVPSQQHTARPRTNTPATPPNFPDAIAMFSKLRASEYAGGGHGAGQASAGHSPPGPSQASGFGPFWASSPPCSTPAPPCRTVHSRSPWPAPSRPGSARSTGVLSALRGNRSKDASSSSSSIVS; translated from the exons ATGGACGAGCTTCGGCATCAAGTGATGATCAACCAGTTCGTCTTGACGGCCGGATGCGCCGCCGAGCAGGCCAAGCAGCTCCTCCAGGCGGCACACTGGCAGTTCGAG ACGGCGTTGAGCGCATTTTTCCTGGAGGCCAACGTTCCAAGCCAGCAGCACACG GCGCGCCCCCGCACAAACACTCCCGCCACGCCGCCCAACTTCCCCGACGCCATCGCCATGTTCTCCAAGTTGCGAGCGTCCGAATACGCCGGCGGCGGCCACGGGGCCGGTCAGGCATCCGCGGGGCACTCCCCGCCCGGGCCCTCGCAAGCGTCGGGTTTCGGCCCCTTCTGGGCGTCCTCGCCGCCCTGCAGCACCCCCGCCCCTCCTTGCCGAACGGTGCACAGTCGCTCGCCGTGGCCCGCCCCCTCGCGGCCCGGCTCCGCCCGGTCGACCGGCGTCCTGTCGGCGCTCCGAGGTAATCGGAGCAAAgacgcttcttcttcttcttcatcgaTAGTCTCGTGA